One genomic segment of Rubeoparvulum massiliense includes these proteins:
- a CDS encoding asparaginase translates to MKRIIIINTGGTIAMLEDQVTRSVRPVEQATFTSILPLLQQVAQVEFISFANMPSPHITLDHMFQLRQLVQEQLNRSDVDGVVVTHGTDTLEETAFFLHLTVASSKPVVVTGAMRSTNEIGADGPINLYRSVQVASAAASEGKGVLVVFNDEIHSAQYVTKTHTSNIATFQSPEFGPIGTVTKGGIHYLHAPLQRETYTIEQIHGDVPLIKAVAGMRWEWYQSLLTQPINGLVIEALGQGNLPPSILPLITQLVKKNIPIVMVSRCFNGHVEPVYDYIGGGRQLQNLGLIFSNGLNGPKARIKLLILLQQIQNFSQLQKLFSLE, encoded by the coding sequence ATGAAGAGAATAATAATTATCAATACAGGCGGAACCATCGCCATGTTAGAAGACCAAGTTACACGCTCTGTTCGTCCCGTAGAACAGGCTACCTTTACATCGATCTTACCCTTGCTACAGCAGGTAGCTCAAGTTGAATTTATCTCCTTTGCCAATATGCCTAGTCCCCATATAACATTGGATCATATGTTCCAGCTACGCCAGCTCGTGCAGGAGCAGTTGAATCGTTCTGATGTAGATGGAGTGGTAGTAACACATGGGACCGACACATTGGAAGAGACGGCTTTTTTTCTGCACTTAACAGTAGCCAGCTCCAAACCTGTGGTTGTAACCGGTGCCATGCGTTCAACCAATGAAATTGGGGCAGATGGTCCCATCAATTTATATCGTTCTGTACAAGTAGCAAGCGCAGCAGCCAGTGAAGGAAAAGGTGTCTTGGTTGTGTTTAATGATGAAATTCACAGCGCTCAATATGTGACGAAAACCCATACAAGTAACATTGCAACCTTCCAGTCCCCTGAATTTGGTCCAATCGGTACTGTCACAAAGGGTGGCATCCATTATCTTCATGCCCCACTTCAACGTGAAACCTACACTATTGAACAAATTCATGGTGATGTTCCACTGATCAAAGCGGTTGCAGGGATGCGTTGGGAATGGTATCAGTCCCTGCTCACCCAACCAATTAACGGCCTCGTGATAGAGGCATTAGGACAAGGTAACTTACCTCCTTCTATCTTACCATTAATTACACAATTGGTTAAAAAAAATATTCCCATTGTAATGGTTTCCCGTTGCTTCAATGGACATGTAGAACCAGTCTATGATTATATAGGTGGCGGTCGCCAATTGCAGAATCTAGGGCTTATCTTTTCCAATGGACTAAATGGTCCTAAAGCACGGATTAAGTTACTTATTCTCCTTCAGCAAATCCAGAATTTTTCTCAACTTCAAAAACTTTTTTCCCTCGAATGA
- a CDS encoding genetic competence negative regulator, producing MRIERLSGDKVRFFLSSEDLVERGIERDDMWQDLPKVHDLFNDMMEKAYRELGFEVHGPVAVEVFALPAQGMVVIVTRGDQQESAGGEWELESMELEDEFYEYESNMESDATIICRFRTLEDCIHVAHRLYPQFISGGQLYHYQDHYYLVLLRSDLGDEGYQDVIAILSEYGEMSGITIHVLEEYGKLIMQNQALEQICRYFS from the coding sequence ATGCGAATCGAGCGATTGAGCGGTGATAAAGTACGCTTTTTCCTATCATCTGAGGATCTAGTGGAACGGGGAATTGAGCGTGATGATATGTGGCAGGATCTTCCGAAGGTTCATGATCTATTCAATGATATGATGGAAAAGGCATATCGAGAATTAGGGTTCGAGGTACATGGCCCTGTAGCAGTCGAGGTATTTGCTTTGCCTGCCCAAGGCATGGTGGTCATTGTTACACGTGGTGATCAACAGGAATCTGCAGGTGGAGAATGGGAGCTCGAAAGCATGGAATTAGAAGACGAGTTCTATGAGTATGAGTCAAACATGGAGAGTGACGCTACGATTATCTGCCGTTTTCGTACTTTGGAGGACTGTATTCACGTTGCCCATCGCCTATATCCTCAGTTTATCTCAGGAGGTCAATTGTATCATTATCAGGATCATTACTATTTGGTTCTATTACGTAGTGACCTTGGAGATGAAGGTTATCAAGATGTGATCGCCATTCTTTCTGAGTATGGTGAGATGAGTGGCATTACGATACATGTGTTGGAGGAATACGGTAAGCTGATCATGCAAAACCAGGCATTAGAACAGATTTGTCGTTATTTTTCATAA
- the sleB gene encoding spore cortex-lytic enzyme: MPLRSLCSLLLACIIIALSITTVYAQPTLRWGSQGGDVYDLQGRLKKIGYYHGKIDGIFGRQTYWAVRNFQYRFGMKVDGVAGKQTWSMLKRATSNLPKKSQSAVSTSYGLSANDINLLTRAVYSEARGEPYEGQVAIAAVILNRVESSKFPNTISGVIFEPRAFTAIADGQFWLTPNHTAKKAAYDAINGWDPTGGAIYYFNPNTATSPWIWSRPQVRRIGKHIFSY, translated from the coding sequence ATGCCATTGCGTTCCCTCTGTTCGCTTTTGTTGGCCTGTATTATCATCGCTCTTTCCATTACCACCGTATATGCTCAACCCACATTACGCTGGGGAAGTCAGGGTGGAGATGTCTATGATCTACAAGGAAGATTAAAAAAAATAGGATACTATCATGGGAAGATTGATGGGATCTTTGGTCGGCAAACCTATTGGGCGGTACGAAACTTCCAGTATCGTTTCGGTATGAAGGTGGATGGAGTAGCAGGTAAGCAAACCTGGTCCATGTTAAAACGTGCGACCAGTAATTTGCCAAAAAAATCTCAAAGTGCAGTCTCTACGAGTTACGGTCTTTCTGCCAATGATATTAATCTCCTAACACGAGCGGTTTATAGTGAAGCGAGAGGAGAACCCTATGAGGGTCAGGTGGCCATTGCAGCGGTGATCTTGAATCGTGTGGAGAGCTCCAAATTTCCCAATACGATTTCTGGTGTCATCTTTGAGCCACGAGCCTTTACAGCAATTGCTGATGGGCAATTCTGGTTAACACCCAATCATACAGCAAAAAAAGCAGCCTACGATGCTATTAATGGCTGGGATCCCACAGGTGGAGCCATCTATTACTTTAACCCGAATACTGCCACCTCTCCCTGGATCTGGTCACGACCACAAGTTCGACGCATTGGGAAGCATATTTTTTCCTATTAA
- a CDS encoding flagellar brake protein — protein sequence MYPEINQILFLQPMEENGAKQSENLLHKTRVADCTEDQLLIEMPIAERTGKMKWFPNGTPLIVWYFGHDGSKYIFHTRVIGRRNENIALMVLALPALDTISRVQRRNFVRVPAETEVAFHLVQRSEVECLTHTLDVSGGGFACWCDEKMPIREHDLIDGWLLLPLHGQVQHAHFTGEVVRIIPPAEKGLKRKISVKITKVSEKDQTFIVRYCFERQLEMRELER from the coding sequence ATGTATCCTGAGATAAATCAGATATTATTCCTTCAGCCAATGGAAGAGAATGGTGCTAAGCAATCAGAGAATCTGCTACATAAGACGCGGGTAGCAGATTGTACGGAGGACCAATTATTGATCGAAATGCCCATCGCTGAGCGCACGGGCAAAATGAAGTGGTTCCCTAATGGGACTCCGTTGATTGTTTGGTATTTTGGCCATGATGGCTCCAAATATATTTTTCATACACGGGTCATCGGTCGTCGTAATGAAAATATTGCATTAATGGTATTGGCTTTACCTGCTCTTGATACGATTTCCCGTGTGCAACGGCGCAATTTTGTCCGTGTTCCTGCAGAAACAGAGGTTGCATTCCATCTTGTTCAACGATCAGAAGTAGAATGCCTTACTCATACCTTAGATGTGAGTGGTGGAGGATTCGCCTGCTGGTGTGATGAGAAAATGCCGATTCGTGAGCATGACCTCATCGATGGGTGGTTGCTTTTACCCCTCCATGGCCAGGTTCAGCATGCCCATTTTACAGGAGAGGTGGTTCGGATTATCCCTCCAGCAGAGAAGGGGCTCAAGCGAAAAATATCTGTAAAAATTACCAAGGTGTCTGAAAAGGACCAAACCTTTATCGTACGGTACTGTTTCGAGAGACAGCTAGAAATGCGGGAATTGGAACGCTAA
- a CDS encoding efflux RND transporter periplasmic adaptor subunit, translating to MRTVLILLVMLLLLSACQQDLLIQEAPRSQKVVVKVEKPKFTTINQQFRLLGSLIPAKRTPVLIPPMASISKQLVEPGTLVQAKQPLLQLDVRNLQEQRIHLMHAIAKIDQWNSNSADFTKAQEADENGHWVEFLAKLVDKTILEPTQQMQREQQRWQLEEQLKTIEQQIKVSIITSPVAGQYLQISHPQIPDQTMHYIVSNDQIIGRLWAFDHQIPYLRQGQVVQLSTDGKKQMTGHISKISSNKDLHTQAYAIEITPTQIPSHWRWDQQVVGEVFYAHYQDRLTIPRHAIWYEENDAYLFRVVDDKAVKTKVILGAADEKVVEVQSGLQKDDLIIVDGVELCSHLIPVQIVPLR from the coding sequence TTGAGAACGGTACTAATTCTGCTCGTCATGCTCCTGCTCCTCTCCGCCTGTCAACAGGATCTCCTGATCCAGGAGGCCCCCCGTTCACAAAAAGTTGTGGTAAAAGTGGAAAAGCCAAAATTCACAACCATCAATCAGCAATTTCGGCTACTGGGAAGCCTAATACCTGCCAAGCGAACCCCAGTCCTTATCCCACCCATGGCTTCCATCTCCAAGCAGCTTGTTGAGCCAGGTACGCTTGTGCAAGCGAAGCAGCCACTGCTCCAATTGGATGTACGTAATCTACAAGAGCAGCGAATCCATCTCATGCATGCCATTGCAAAGATTGATCAGTGGAACAGTAACTCAGCAGACTTTACAAAAGCACAAGAAGCTGATGAAAATGGCCATTGGGTAGAGTTCCTAGCCAAGCTCGTGGATAAAACAATTCTTGAACCAACACAGCAAATGCAACGAGAGCAACAGCGCTGGCAGCTTGAAGAACAGCTAAAAACGATCGAACAGCAAATCAAAGTGTCTATCATTACTTCACCTGTAGCAGGTCAATATCTCCAAATCAGCCATCCCCAAATTCCTGACCAAACCATGCATTATATTGTAAGCAATGATCAAATAATCGGACGGCTCTGGGCATTTGACCATCAGATCCCCTATCTTCGACAGGGACAAGTGGTTCAGCTCTCTACCGATGGTAAAAAACAAATGACAGGTCATATCTCCAAGATTAGTAGTAATAAGGATCTACATACTCAGGCCTATGCTATTGAAATAACACCCACCCAGATTCCGTCCCATTGGAGATGGGATCAGCAGGTTGTTGGAGAGGTTTTCTATGCACACTATCAAGATCGGTTGACAATTCCCCGACACGCGATCTGGTATGAAGAGAATGACGCATATCTATTCCGTGTGGTTGATGATAAAGCAGTGAAAACCAAAGTGATTCTTGGTGCTGCAGATGAAAAAGTGGTTGAAGTTCAATCAGGTCTTCAAAAAGATGACCTTATTATTGTAGATGGTGTTGAATTATGTTCCCATCTGATTCCGGTGCAAATTGTACCGCTAAGATAA
- a CDS encoding Glu/Leu/Phe/Val family dehydrogenase, with the protein MVEQERVAEVRNETLDESTNLLKSTQIVIKEALDKLGYHQSMFELLKEPIRFLTVRIPVRMDDNSVKIFTGYRAQHNDAVGPTKGGIRFHPDVTEDEVKALSIWMSLKSGIVDLPYGGGKGGIICDPREMSFRELERLSRGYVRAISQIVGPTKDIPAPDVFTNSQIMAWMMDEYSSIKEHDSPGFITGKPLVLGGSHGRESATAKGVTICIREAAKWRGINLEGARVIVQGFGNAGSFLSKFMHDAGAKVVAISDVYGALYDPNGLDIDDLLERRDSFGTVTKQFTNTLTNKEMLELDCDVLVPAAIENQITKENAHRIQAEIIVEAANGPTTLEATKILTERGKLIVPDVLASAGGVTVSYFEWVQNNQGYYWSIEEVEEKLEQVMVKSFNNVYQTAQTRQVDMRLAAYMVGVRKMAEACRFRGWV; encoded by the coding sequence ATGGTGGAACAAGAACGTGTAGCTGAAGTTCGGAATGAAACCCTTGATGAAAGTACGAATCTTCTCAAATCAACCCAGATTGTGATTAAGGAAGCACTGGATAAGCTAGGCTATCATCAATCGATGTTTGAACTTCTTAAGGAACCCATTCGCTTCTTAACAGTGCGGATCCCCGTTAGAATGGATGATAACTCTGTAAAAATATTCACAGGTTATCGAGCTCAGCACAATGATGCCGTGGGACCAACCAAGGGTGGTATACGCTTCCATCCAGATGTTACGGAGGATGAAGTAAAAGCGCTCTCCATTTGGATGAGCCTGAAATCTGGTATTGTGGATCTGCCTTATGGTGGTGGTAAAGGTGGAATTATCTGTGATCCGCGGGAGATGTCTTTCCGTGAGCTGGAGCGGCTTAGTCGTGGCTATGTAAGAGCGATTAGTCAGATTGTGGGGCCGACCAAGGATATACCAGCACCTGATGTCTTTACCAATTCACAGATTATGGCCTGGATGATGGATGAATATAGTTCCATTAAGGAACATGATTCACCAGGATTTATCACCGGTAAACCATTGGTTTTAGGTGGATCACATGGTCGAGAATCTGCAACTGCCAAAGGGGTAACCATCTGCATTCGTGAAGCTGCCAAATGGCGAGGTATTAATTTAGAAGGTGCTCGTGTCATCGTGCAGGGATTTGGTAATGCAGGTAGCTTCTTATCAAAGTTTATGCATGATGCAGGTGCTAAGGTGGTGGCTATTAGTGATGTGTATGGAGCGTTATATGACCCGAATGGCCTCGATATTGATGATCTTCTAGAACGAAGAGATTCCTTTGGTACGGTGACCAAACAGTTTACCAATACCCTTACTAATAAAGAGATGTTGGAGTTAGATTGTGATGTCCTTGTTCCTGCAGCCATTGAAAACCAAATCACCAAAGAGAATGCCCACCGTATTCAAGCAGAAATTATTGTTGAAGCAGCTAATGGACCAACTACATTGGAAGCGACGAAGATCTTAACAGAACGCGGGAAACTTATCGTTCCTGATGTGCTTGCAAGTGCTGGTGGTGTTACAGTCTCCTACTTCGAATGGGTTCAAAATAATCAAGGTTATTACTGGAGTATTGAGGAAGTAGAAGAAAAGCTAGAACAAGTGATGGTGAAGTCGTTCAATAATGTGTATCAAACAGCTCAGACCCGTCAAGTAGATATGCGCTTGGCCGCCTATATGGTAGGTGTACGGAAGATGGCAGAAGCATGCCGCTTTAGAGGCTGGGTCTAA
- the prsW gene encoding glutamic-type intramembrane protease PrsW, with protein sequence MLGIISAAIAPGVALLSYFYLRDKYEPEPISLVIRQFIFGIFLVFPVMALQHELLQLEGIPIWVHTYVITGLIEEFFKFFIIYITVFSHVEFDHPYDGVVYSVAVSLGFATLENFLYLVLNGVSLAFLRALLPVSGHALFGVLMGYYLGKSKFHQNPKYRRYYLLIALLLPVLLHGTFDFIILSSSSNWMLPIIPFMIALWWLGLHRVEQANQRQFLEPPIVKTNEFGSN encoded by the coding sequence ATGCTTGGAATTATCTCTGCTGCCATTGCACCAGGAGTGGCACTACTGAGCTACTTTTATCTTCGAGATAAGTATGAGCCAGAGCCCATTTCATTGGTCATACGCCAATTTATTTTTGGTATATTCCTGGTGTTTCCAGTGATGGCTCTCCAGCATGAATTATTGCAGCTAGAAGGGATTCCAATTTGGGTTCATACTTATGTCATCACCGGATTGATTGAAGAATTCTTTAAGTTTTTTATCATTTATATCACTGTATTCTCCCATGTTGAATTTGACCATCCATATGATGGGGTGGTTTATTCGGTTGCAGTCTCTTTAGGATTTGCTACATTGGAGAATTTTCTCTATCTCGTATTAAATGGGGTTTCCTTGGCGTTTCTTCGTGCACTGCTTCCTGTTTCTGGACATGCTCTGTTTGGCGTTCTTATGGGTTACTATTTAGGGAAGAGTAAATTCCATCAAAATCCTAAATACAGACGTTACTACTTATTAATTGCTCTCCTGCTCCCTGTGTTACTTCATGGAACCTTTGATTTCATTATTCTATCCAGTAGCTCCAATTGGATGTTACCGATTATTCCTTTCATGATCGCTCTTTGGTGGTTAGGTTTACATCGTGTTGAGCAAGCCAACCAACGTCAATTTCTGGAACCTCCCATTGTTAAGACCAATGAATTCGGATCAAACTAA
- the ypeB gene encoding germination protein YpeB translates to MYRNVASIFFPVFVIGFLIMSYWGYGEKQEKDKILVQAENQYQSAFHSLSNRVDKIQSEIGRSLAVNSERKLSKSMLDIWRISHTAHNDVGALPLGLLPLQKTEDFLTRTSNFTYQVAVRDLSKEPLTKKEYETLQKLYGSATKIKNELQKVQGKVLSDNIRWLDTEKLLISNKEPKDNTIIDGFNTIEKHVADGDKIDWGPNGDNSKERLQKKMERNMKGPTMDKTKVEERALQFMAIKKKDQYQVTTTENGEGKLVPSYHVRIEPKNGANGSLLQLDVAKRGGQILWMMNHRQIGEPRLNLEQAHQKALQFLAARGFSEMQVIKSHQYGNVAQFIFIETINDVLIYPDEVTVKVALDDGSIIGYQGEPYAISHHSRQLPPAKLTLTQAKKEVNPRLSIEESRLVVIENELGKEVLCYEFTGSMNQVTYQIYINAHNGDEEEVIELKNWDDLL, encoded by the coding sequence ATGTATCGTAATGTAGCTAGCATCTTTTTCCCTGTGTTTGTGATTGGCTTTCTAATCATGTCATACTGGGGTTATGGGGAGAAGCAAGAAAAAGATAAGATTCTCGTACAGGCAGAAAACCAATACCAAAGTGCCTTCCATTCATTGAGTAATCGTGTCGATAAGATCCAGAGTGAAATTGGTCGCTCACTTGCTGTCAACTCCGAACGGAAATTATCAAAATCCATGTTGGATATTTGGCGAATTTCTCATACAGCTCATAATGATGTGGGGGCATTACCCCTTGGCCTATTACCACTTCAGAAGACAGAAGACTTTTTGACCCGAACATCCAATTTTACCTATCAGGTAGCAGTACGAGACCTAAGTAAAGAGCCTTTAACGAAAAAAGAATATGAAACATTACAAAAGCTCTATGGGTCAGCAACCAAGATTAAAAATGAATTACAAAAGGTTCAAGGAAAGGTTTTGAGTGACAATATTCGTTGGTTAGATACCGAAAAATTGTTGATCTCCAACAAGGAGCCAAAGGACAATACCATTATTGATGGCTTTAATACCATTGAGAAGCATGTAGCAGATGGAGATAAAATCGATTGGGGTCCCAATGGTGACAATAGCAAAGAACGTTTGCAGAAAAAGATGGAACGGAATATGAAAGGTCCCACGATGGATAAAACAAAAGTAGAGGAACGAGCATTACAATTTATGGCCATTAAGAAGAAAGATCAATATCAAGTGACAACCACAGAAAATGGAGAAGGAAAACTGGTTCCTAGTTATCATGTTCGCATAGAGCCGAAGAATGGAGCGAATGGTTCACTGCTCCAATTGGATGTTGCAAAGCGAGGCGGACAAATTCTCTGGATGATGAATCATCGCCAGATTGGAGAGCCACGGCTTAATTTAGAGCAAGCACATCAGAAAGCCTTGCAGTTCCTAGCCGCCCGTGGATTTTCTGAGATGCAAGTCATTAAGAGTCATCAGTATGGCAATGTAGCACAATTTATCTTTATTGAGACCATCAATGATGTTTTGATCTATCCAGATGAAGTAACTGTAAAAGTTGCATTAGATGATGGATCCATCATCGGTTATCAGGGTGAACCCTACGCGATCTCTCACCATTCACGTCAGCTACCTCCAGCAAAGCTAACCCTTACCCAAGCTAAGAAAGAAGTAAATCCACGTCTTTCCATTGAGGAATCTCGCTTGGTTGTCATCGAAAATGAGCTTGGGAAAGAGGTTCTCTGCTATGAATTTACGGGATCGATGAACCAAGTTACTTATCAAATCTACATCAATGCCCATAATGGAGATGAAGAAGAGGTTATTGAACTGAAGAATTGGGATGATCTTTTATAG